One part of the Candidatus Aquiluna sp. UB-MaderosW2red genome encodes these proteins:
- a CDS encoding PASTA domain-containing protein produces the protein MARFGKSAGPACNQPLLIAGTLSIAKVVILWLLYYDLTIDWGIMKKLAVLLVAALFLAGCTDQGSDGSSPSASQNANAESPESTPAPSSSQQLDQPEPETEVFDSLGAANVVLDSLNANSSFTWGAQGEDDYEGAPVLIATPEGVFSEAKEGCIVLAWDSVDYDYQERLALWEGTTDLPGQAVWMGASEGLLVELRAFSPEAECYLDAKEALGWDPELSPSFIFPEAISDGGSSQQNNTQPTPEMVKMPNLINSTEYDATTWLRNNGYKFSVSANYGFNPKLSLCIGGKGLVTGQTPRAGSEVKNQAGTSVRLNVDCEWR, from the coding sequence GTGGCCAGATTCGGGAAAAGTGCTGGCCCAGCCTGCAATCAGCCGCTACTGATTGCGGGCACTCTGTCAATTGCCAAAGTTGTCATTCTCTGGCTTCTGTATTACGATCTAACAATTGATTGGGGAATCATGAAAAAACTGGCAGTTTTATTAGTTGCTGCATTATTTTTGGCTGGCTGTACAGACCAAGGAAGCGATGGCTCTTCTCCATCTGCTTCTCAAAATGCGAATGCCGAAAGCCCCGAGAGTACCCCAGCTCCCAGCTCAAGCCAACAACTGGACCAACCCGAACCTGAAACCGAAGTATTTGACAGCTTAGGTGCAGCAAATGTGGTCCTTGATAGCTTGAATGCCAACAGCAGCTTTACCTGGGGCGCACAAGGAGAAGATGACTACGAAGGCGCTCCAGTCCTAATCGCCACGCCTGAAGGGGTCTTTTCAGAAGCTAAAGAGGGGTGCATAGTTCTTGCCTGGGACTCGGTTGATTATGACTATCAGGAACGTCTCGCCCTCTGGGAGGGCACAACCGACTTACCTGGGCAAGCAGTTTGGATGGGAGCTTCAGAAGGTCTACTCGTTGAACTTCGTGCTTTCAGCCCCGAGGCTGAGTGTTATTTAGATGCCAAGGAGGCTCTGGGTTGGGACCCTGAACTTAGTCCTAGTTTTATTTTTCCAGAAGCAATTTCTGATGGGGGTTCCTCCCAGCAAAACAACACTCAGCCGACACCTGAGATGGTGAAGATGCCAAACCTGATTAATTCCACTGAGTACGACGCCACGACGTGGCTGCGGAACAACGGTTATAAATTTAGCGTTTCAGCCAACTATGGATTTAATCCTAAGCTCTCACTTTGCATTGGCGGTAAGGGGCTCGTGACTGGCCAAACGCCAAGAGCAGGTTCTGAGGTTAAGAACCAAGCTGGAACAAGCGTGAGGTTGAATGTTGATTGCGAGTGGCGCTAG
- a CDS encoding DUF4352 domain-containing protein: MGKYLALGAAMLLTLSGCVVSSESGANEPEDAANSAASESSSQQESTSQGNGPWAVGELYVASDHTVIINSVRTTVESGFSEPDNDFILLIDMTIENTGNDSHSVSSIFGFELQGSDDYMYDQDYFADTKGGLEGEIAPGSKLRGEIAFDVPELEFYSLLYSHDLFADSITFRIAASDLNIASSAAPEESNSSVGLGVGDTAEGPGFTITLNSVRSSEEDSFSGPDNDFYLILDMTIENTSDEEASVSSLASFDLKGSDLYQYSVGYFADVKGDLDGSIPAGSKLRGEVAFDVPALSFYEFTYKHDFFGSSVTFLIDESDLG, translated from the coding sequence TTGGGGAAATATCTAGCACTTGGAGCCGCGATGCTCCTGACTCTGTCAGGTTGCGTGGTCTCCAGCGAATCGGGGGCAAATGAGCCTGAGGATGCAGCCAATAGTGCCGCCAGTGAATCAAGTAGTCAACAAGAATCAACCTCCCAGGGCAATGGACCTTGGGCAGTTGGGGAGCTTTACGTGGCCAGCGACCACACGGTAATAATCAACTCTGTTCGCACGACAGTAGAGTCAGGATTTTCAGAGCCAGACAATGACTTCATTCTCCTAATTGACATGACTATTGAGAACACGGGCAATGACTCACACAGCGTCAGTAGCATCTTCGGTTTTGAGCTTCAAGGTTCTGACGACTACATGTATGACCAAGATTATTTCGCAGACACCAAAGGTGGGCTTGAAGGCGAAATTGCACCAGGGTCAAAATTGCGAGGGGAAATAGCATTTGATGTGCCCGAATTAGAGTTCTACTCTCTTCTCTACTCTCATGACTTATTCGCAGATTCAATTACTTTCCGAATTGCCGCATCCGACCTGAATATAGCCTCGTCAGCTGCCCCAGAAGAGAGCAACTCAAGCGTGGGGTTGGGAGTCGGGGATACTGCTGAAGGACCTGGCTTTACCATCACGCTCAACTCGGTTAGGTCCTCCGAGGAGGACTCGTTCAGCGGACCTGATAATGACTTTTACTTAATTCTGGACATGACAATTGAGAACACTTCCGATGAGGAAGCAAGTGTCTCATCGCTAGCTAGTTTTGACCTTAAAGGCTCAGACCTTTATCAGTACAGCGTTGGTTACTTTGCCGATGTGAAAGGTGACCTTGATGGTTCCATCCCCGCAGGCTCAAAGCTAAGAGGAGAAGTCGCCTTTGACGTCCCAGCCCTCTCATTCTACGAGTTCACCTATAAGCACGACTTCTTCGGAAGCTCGGTCACATTCCTGATTGATGAATCTGACCTGGGCTAA
- a CDS encoding DUF805 domain-containing protein, with protein sequence MELWTATKLAFAQFSTFTGKTTRADYWYFFLALTVASAALGVISGGLSNFLAIITIIPLAAASARRLRDAGKGMGNFFWLLVPVVGWIILVVQLAQPARETKSISK encoded by the coding sequence ATGGAACTCTGGACTGCGACCAAGCTGGCATTTGCCCAATTCTCGACATTTACAGGAAAGACCACTCGAGCTGACTATTGGTATTTTTTTCTAGCCCTGACGGTTGCATCGGCTGCGCTGGGAGTTATCTCGGGCGGGCTTTCTAATTTCCTCGCAATAATCACCATTATTCCCCTGGCCGCCGCTTCTGCAAGAAGGCTGCGCGACGCCGGCAAAGGAATGGGTAACTTTTTTTGGCTACTGGTTCCAGTAGTGGGTTGGATTATCTTGGTAGTTCAGCTGGCTCAGCCAGCTCGTGAAACTAAATCGATTTCTAAATAA